The genomic DNA CTTGAAAATTTGGGTGTTTCTACTTTACCGTCTTTCACTTTGTCCCTTATCTTTCTCACTGTCTTCCTGTCGATCCCTAATTCCCTGGCTATTTGGGAAATATTTTTGCCTTGCGACAACAATGTCTTTACTGTGTAATACATTTCTACCCCCAGCATTTTATTTCCTCCAACCTGTGTATTTGTTGGAGGATGTTAACATACACAGGTGGGGATTTTTAAGGGCCTTTTACTGGGGAATTATTGTACCTTTAACATCTTCGCTAAATGATAAACCCAGTTTACGGACCGTTCTTGATATCTTGGATTTTGTATAGCCATTGGTTAGCATTGCAAGTAGAAGCTCTTCATATTCTTTGTCCACTCTCTTCCAATGAGTAGGAAGTAA from Deferribacter autotrophicus includes the following:
- a CDS encoding transposase — encoded protein: MAKEREEYLKKNPFDLANGFYNRKLNIKYGELDIKVPRVRFGNTFRPSLLPTHWKRVDKEYEELLLAMLTNGYTKSKISRTVRKLGLSFSEDVKGTIIPQ